The genome window ACTGCTCCTCCATCCACCCCAGACCACTTGGCACCACCTCCGCCCTCTCACCTGGGCCTCACTTAGCCCGAGCTCGATGTTTTCCATAGAACGGCGCAGTTGCCGGGCCTTCTCATGTACCAGCCCTTCCTCGTGGCCTCCCTGCTGCAGACACTCAATGGTTTGGGACAGACTTTGCAGCACAGCTTGGTGTTCACTGTGTAGGGCCTCCAGCCCTTGGCTCACGAGCCGAGTGCTCCCCAGGATCTCTTCTTGGCTGAGCCGGTGCCCTGCAGGTTCATCACGCTGCCCCAACACCAGGCCTGACATCCTGGCCAGGGAGAAGTCACCCAGTCTAGGGAGAAATAACAGAGTTCAGCTAGGGTAAAGATGAGACACAGAGGCTGAGCAACTTGATTAGAGGGTGGTATGGATACAAATGAAGGGACAAAAGTATGGGTGACCCTGTGACTtagctggagagagagaaagtgatcAGCAGGGAGGGAGCCTACATCACTAAACACAAAGCTAAGATTGTGGGCAAAAAGAGAGGAATATGAATTGACTTAAATAAAGACTATAGAAAGAACAAAGTTGCTTAGAACTAGCAGAGGGATTCAGGACTTAGAAAAGGAGTTGGAGAGAGAGCTTGGGTTAGAAAAGGAATCAAGGGATCATGGAGTGTGGATGGGAGAGCTGCAAAGGGAATAGGGTTAAGTAGACAGGAGATACGCAGAAAATGGTGCAGGGGGttagaaaaaagggaagagaccagatgcagtggctcatacaatctagcactctgggaggctgaggcaggaggatctcttgagctcaggagtttgagaccagcctgagcaagagcgagacctatctctactaaaaatagaaaaattagctgggtgcagtagcgtgagcctgtagtcccggctacttgggaggctgaggcagcaggattgctttagcccagcagtttgaggtttcAGGGAGCTgtgtgatgccactgcactctagcctgggtgacagagcaagacaaaaaaagaagagagagagagagagagagaaagaaagatagatagatgttTCAAAACTAAatcagagaagaaagggaaaagaaaacaggagCCTTCGTTTGAGGTATCCAGATGAGAGGGCCTCAGAAGGCACAAGGTCTTCAGGCTGTGTCACCCATGGAACTAAGCCCAGCATCTCCAAACCTGGTTAGCCCTGCCTCTTTTGCTACTAGCCTTCAACCCATACTTTCCAGCCCCCCCAGGATTCAGACTGTCTTCCTATTTCCTCAAAAGGGCCTGTTTCTCATTTTTGAAGTCCTCTTACCTGTGAGCAGAGCCCTTGGCTGAGGCACTCAGGCCGCAGTCCGGAAGAAACTCTGCTCAGCAGCCAGCGACTCAGAAGGCTCTGCCCTGCCCAAAGTCCAGAAGTCCAGCATTCCCACCCCCTCTCTCACCACTTCACAGCCACCCAGAGGACCTGGCACAGAGCCCTACCCAGGACAAACATActccctcactccctctgccTACATGTCTTCAAAGACGCCAatgtcccttctccttccccaagCCAGCCTCCCACTCCAGGGCTGGGCAGTTTCTTTCTCCCTGTAAGGGAGCAAGAGATTTAATCAGACACCTGCGGCAAGGGGCGTGTCTGGGAATGGGTGAAGAGGAAGACCTGGTCATTCCCAGCCAGTCACTTCCATGGGCTTTGTCTCTGTCACGATCACCTACTAACAGCTTCTGAGAGGAATCACCTTAGGGTGCCTCCCAAATGCCTGATGATGCAGGGAAGAACAGGAGGTCTGCTGAGTGGCTGCGGGGTCACAGGGAAACGTGGCGCCGGGAGCTGGTCTCCTGGACCTGGAAATGCGGTTGAGGAGTGTCTCAGGCTGTCGacctgccctggggcccagggTGGGGATAGAGTGAgatgggtggggggaggtgcTGTTGGACGACTGAGGTCCGCGTCACGGGGGAGGACCCGGCGGCCAGACAATCCCCAGGTCACCTAGCCAGTCCGGTGCACAGGGGGCGGGGCAggccgtctgtctgtctgtctggacGCCGAGGGGCGGGGAAGAATCGCGGGGGGGCGGAGTTTTGCAGTCCGGAATTTCGTGAGGTTGGTTGGAGAGAGTTTGTTCATCTGTCTGGGAGTGCAGGAATAAGAGGTGACGGGGACCTCAATCCTCAGCCCCAGAGGTACCCTCAAAGACTCACCTGCAATCTGTCGGTCTGGCTGCCGATCTTGCCAGTACTGCCCCTTTAAATTCATCATGGCTGCCGCTTGAGGCAATTGTTTTGACGGCTCAGAGGGGCGGAGCCTGTCCCTTAGTCACGCGACCTTAGAGCTGCCCGAGGATTGGCTCTGACCTggtttggggagggaaggaggaggcatcCAGCTTGGTCTCCAGTTCTCTGCCGGCCTCCTTTTACGTTATTGGGAAGAGACGGCGCTGGGGGCAGTTTACGTCATCTGGGAGCGCCGGGTAGACCGGCTAAGGGTAAGGGTGGCGTGCTGAGCCCAGCAAAGCCTGGCTACACCTATGGCCCTGTTGGCAGTGACCCGCGCTCTGGGCTCCCTGAGCCTGGCGCCCTTGGCCATCGCAACGCCTGTCCCGAGTCTGCTCCCCGCCGCCCAGGTAATCCACCTTAAGCAGGAAGAAGGCTGTTTCCGTTTGGGCTGCCGTGGAGGGGGTTGCAAGTCTGGTCATGAGTCTCGAAGATACATTAGCTTGCATATCAGACCAGATACCGCAGGTGAAAGTGCTTTGCAGATCGCCGGTTCAACAGGTTTCAGTAATAACTAACATCGATTGAGTGCCTGTGATAAGCCAGGCATAAGTGATAGATGTTTCAAATAAATGAACTTTCAATCACTCCACAAGGAAGTTATTAtcgttcccattttacagatgagaaaactgataagCGGTCCAGGATTACAAACCAACTGTTGGAGCTATGCAGTCTGGCCTCAGGGCCTGTGCTCTTAATCATTATGATATTATACCTAAAAGGATGAGTTATTGCTAAGATTAGAGAATGCAGGGCAAGGTACCAGGAATAGGGGCCTCAGGTGAAGGTATCCTAAGGTCCTTAGTGGGCAACTGGTGAGTCACAGAAAAGAGAAGTTGTAAGTCTTGTCCCTCTGCAGCTCTCTGGTTGATTATGGTAGAGTATGGCAgatgcatatttaaaattcaaaaccaggccgggtgcggcggctcacgcctgtaatcctagctctctgggaggccgaggcgggcggattactcgaggtcaggagttcaaaaccagcctgagcgagagcgagaccccgtctctactataaatagaaataaattaattggccaactcatatgtatataaaaaaaattagccgggcatggtggcgcatgcctgtagtcccagctactcgggaggctgaggcagaaggatcgctcgagcccaggagtgtgaggttgctgtgagctaggctgacgccacggcactcactctagcctggacaacaaagcgagactctgtctcaaaaaaaaataaaataaaataaaattcaaaaccaaaCCAATCTACTCTGAAATGTTGGGAATCTACTGCAAAGAACAAGACAGAAATGATCCCTACCTTCCATTCATATGTGAAAAAACTCCCAGAAACATAATACAGAGGGCAAAAGGCCATGGGTGCTAGTGGTAATGCATGGATGTATGGAAGTTACCAGCTCTGGAGAAGGCAGTTGAAGGAAAAGACTCCTGAAGATGGAGAGTTTTCAGCCAAATTTGGAAGGAGATAACCAATGGGATAACATTTCATTGAAGAAATACTTTAAAGGTGAGAAGATCAGATGAGGAGAGGTAATCACATACACATCTGGATAAACATTCTACACTGGTATCCATGCAAGATTTAAAGGGTAGAGTTTTTGAACAACTGGTCTGGGATACTTCCAGGAGGAACTAGGCTACAAGCTAAAGTTGGTCTGTGCCCTCTGGGTTCTCTGATATTTTTCCTTCAACTAGTTTTCAAGtgaaagagatttctttttttcccctaggtgATGAACAATGCCTTCCTCCGATTGCCTTCTGCCTTGGTGTCACTCCCCTGCCGCCCACTCCTTACTTCTGCAGCTTGTAGTGCCAACTTTGTGTCCTGGAAGAGTCGTACCAAGTACACCATTAAACCAGTGAAGATGAGGAAGTCTGGGGGCCGAGACCACACAGGTGGGAGCAAAGAGATTTTtagcacattgactgccacactagaaaaattttTCCATAGGgctatggtgttttattacacatagaataaaaactttgaaaacaaaatgatctttctgatttaatgaaaaatttgttatttttaaatgttttctgtgcACGAGTTGTacgcaacttgaaaaataattctcgctgctcccaaggtgaagagatgtgtgagttataCATGCTCCAGGAGGCCTGGggtcaaaactagtgtgagttaaatacaactcacatggcagttaatgtgttaagcaGTAAAGGGAGGAAAACATGCTAGTATCCTACACCTGTATATTAACACATTTATAccctgtagggcagaggaatgtAATTAAGCATTTATTGGGCTCCTTCTGCATATCATAGTATATGCGTGGAAGCCAGAGACTAGAATACAAAGCAACAGAGAACTGGTCTGTGCCCCTAAATACAATCACACACAGTGGttcttgcctgtaatccctgctactccagaggctgaagtggaggatctcttgaggccaggagttcaaggctgcagtgagctatgattatacaactgcactccagcgtgggtgacagagtgagaccttgtctcagaaaaaaaaaaatagttgaagaaaACTGGCCATACACAGAAAGTGTCATGACATTTTTCTTCACATACTTCAAAAATTTATagtagccaggcacagtggcatgtgcctgtagtcctagctgcttgggaggctgaagcaggaagatcacttgatccAGAAGTTTGAGTCCACCCTGGGCAtcatagtgagactctgtgtctttaaaagaaaaaacattttttttttttggtaacagttGAAATTATTGGAGTATGATTAATATAGCTCTCTAAACTTACTGAATTCCATGATTTGAAAAGATTTTACCTGGAAGCTTTATACAATTGACCAAGTTTTGTGTAGGTGTTGCCCTACCTCCCTTTGCTCCAGTACACTGTGCTggagcaaattttttttttttttttttttttttttttgagacagtctcacactttgttgccctggctagagtgccgtggtgtcagcctagctcacagcaacctcaaactcctgggcttaagcaatccttctgcctcagcctcccgagtagctgggactacaggcatgtgccaccatgcctggctaattttttttttctatatatatatttttagttggctaactaatttctttcttttcttttcttttctttctttccttttctctcttttttttttttttttgagacagagtctcactttgttgcccaggctagagtgagtgccgtggcgtcagcctagctcacagcaacctcaaactcctgggctcgagcgatccttctgcctcagcctcccgagtagctgggactacaggcatgagccaccatgcccggctaattttttttatatatatatatcagttggccaattaatttctttctatttatagtagagacggggtctcgctcttgctcaggctggttttgaactcctgaccttgagcaatccgcccgcctcggcctcccaagagctaggattacaggcgtgagccaccgcgcccggcctctctctttttttctctttctttttttctttcttttttttttcctttttttttttgacagagtctcactctgttgcccaggctagagtgccgtggtgtcagcctagctcacagcaacctcaaactcctgggctcaagcaatcctcctgcctcagcctcctgagtagctgggactacaggcatgcaccaccatgcctggctaattttttctatatatttttagttagccaattaatttctttctatttttagtagagacggggtctcactcttgctcgggctggtttcgaactcctgaccttgagagatccacccacctcggcctcccagagtgctagggttacaggcatgagccactgcgcctggcttagagcaaatttttatcattttctgctTGTGCCATAATGCTGAGAAGCACAGCTGAGGATGGGCCAGTTTCCGATGCTGGGAGCTGAACTAGTCTGACCAAGAACATGTCTCCGAACTATCCTGACCACAGGCCGTATCCGAGTGCATGGTATTGGTGGGGGCCACAAGAAACGATATCGCATGATTGACTTTCTTCGTTTCCGGCCTGAACAAGAGACCTCGCCGGGACCCTTTGAGGAGAAGGTTGTCATGGTCCGCTATGATCCCTGTAGGCAAGTTTGGGATGTGGGACGATGATGGGATCTGAATAACTGCTGTGTAGTTTCTTAGAAGATGTGGGACCACCTAGATGGATTGCTTACTTATCCCTCACCCTGAACAGGTCAGCAGACATAGCTCTGGTTGCTGGAGGTAGCCGGAAACGCTGGATCATTGCCACAGAGAACATGCAGGCTGGAGATGTAATCCTCAACTCTAACCACATAGGCAGAATGGCAGGTGAGAGATGACTACCAGATGTGTGGGCTGGAGGCTGCAAAGGTTCTAGTGCTGATGAAATTTTGTCTTTTAGTTGCTGCCCGGGAAGGGGATGCACATCCTCTTGGGGCCCTGCCTGTGGGGACTCTCATCAACAACGTGGAAAGTGAGCCAGGCCGGGGGGCCCAGTATATCCGAGCTGCAGGTATGGGAACAGGAGCTGCCTGGGTCTTAGAGTTTGAAAGGCCAAGGAGTGCCTGAGGTCACAAGTCTCTGAACCCATGGGTCTACATCTGGTGCTGGCACAGAAAAAGACAAGGAACATGAGGATGAAGATGTGCTTGTGTTTTGATCTAAAACATTGCATGCATGCTTCTTTGTTGTATCTGCTCCTAAAGGGCAAGGCAAGAGCAGCATGTTGGCTATGGTCCCTTTATAaattccccttctccccaccaatGCCTCCTCTCTGTGGAGGGTGGCAAAACTATTTTTCTTCCCCAGGGACTTGTGGTGTGCTGCTTCGGAAGGTAAATGGGACAGCCATTATCCAGCTGCCTTCTAAGAGGCAgatgcaggtgtgtgtgtgggtccTGGTGGGGGAGGGATCAGCAAAGGAGGAATTTTTGGAATGTCCCTTGCCTTCCTGGGATAGCTCCCAGGTGTTTTGTGAAGCTAGGAACTGCCTTGAGCTGGATCTGTCCTTTTCTGCCACATGACTAGGTGTGTCTCGTCAAGTTGGCCCCATAATGGAATAGGGAggatgactttcttttttaactacCCAGTTTCTACTGTAGGACCCACATTTAGGTTCAACCATGTTGTGCTTTCCCCTTGTCCTCTCCCTTTTCAATGAGTGTTATGAAGTGGTGCCCTCAACATTGTCAGGCTCCCCAACCCCTATCCCCGACTGTGCATTCCCTTCCATTTGCTTTCCCTGTCAGGTGCTGGAAACGTGCATAGCAACAGTCGGCCGAGTATCCAACGTCGATCATAACAAACGGGTCATCGGCAAGGCAGGTCGCAACCGCTGGCTGGGCAAGAGGCCTTCCAGCGGGCTATGGCACCGCaaggggggctgggctggcagaAAGATTCGACCACTGCCCCCTATGAAGAGTTATGTGAAGCTGCCCTCCGCTGCTGCCCAAAGCTGATATTTCTGGACTCTAATAAAATGCTCCTCCCATTTTAATCTGTTACTATTTTTTCAGGGGGGTTAAGGATGGTACAGATtagatgtggggaaaaaaagagcagtAAGTAtaggaggaagaaaatggaaagaccAGGATGAAGCCCCACCCCCAGTTCCTTTACATATAATGGAGGAGGAGGGCACTAAATGACCACCGAGGTCTCTTCTGGTTCGGATTTTGGGAAATAGGGAGGCACTTCCGGCGTTAGGAGGaggacaaaaaggaaaaggaaagggcgGTGCGGAGGAGGTGCCGCGCATCGCCGCGGTGGCACCCGTAGCTCCGCCCCTGCGCGCTCCCAGGGCCCCTGGCTTTCCGCTGGGTCTGGCGGAAATAAGCCGTGGCTCCGGGGGGTGGCAGAGCCCCTGGAGCTGGGCGTGCGGCGCCGCAGGCACAGACCAGGCTCCGCCCTGCCCCAGCGGCCGCCGACCCCGCACCGGCAGCGACCGTGGCTCGGCCCTGGAGTCCTGAGTCCCCGCGCGCCACGCCCCCTGCCTGCTCGCCCGCCTGCCTGTCCTGCGGAGGCACGCCCCCTCCCGCCTCTTCCGCCTCGACCCCTTCGGGGGGCCTTGGTTGGGCCCAAATCTTCGCCCGCGTCGACGCCTGCGTCTGTCCCGCGTCCCTAGCTCTGCAAAGGACAGGCCTCGCGCCAGGATCCCGGTGGACTTCTGAGGTGGCCAGGGCCCCGCCGCGGCCCCCTGCCCGTACCCTGGGTTCTCATCCGCTCACTCGCCCACCGAGCCTCGCGCTCACCCGACCTCGCGTCCCCCTGTCCTGCCGTGCCTCGGGATTCTAGATTATCGGGCCTAGCCCCGCTCACCCACCCTACTGCATGCCGCTAGCTTCTTGGGTCTCCGGTTTCCATCCCCCAAGCATCGCGCCCCTCACCACCGGGTCTCCTGCGCGCCCTGCTCTGCCCTGTGCCCGCGACCAGACCCTCCTCCCAGCCCGTTGCTCCCGGGGCTTGCACTCCACCACGAGTGCTCTGGGTCTCTTCCCTCTGCGACTTACACTCCCGTGCTTCAATCCTAGAGATAGCACCCCTTTGCACACTCACTGGGGATCTCTCTCCCAACACCCCCCCACATTCCACTTTGGGCCTCACACACCtccttcccagggctgctgcccCATCCCAAGGTCTTGGGATTGACGGTAACTCCAAGGCTGCCTGCTCCCACTGTCCTCCCACTGTTCGAAACTAATCCACTCCAGGCTGCAGAGTCTTGGGGAGACCTTCCTTTTAACCCTCAAATTTTGTATTCTCTCAGAACAAATACCCCACTGTTTGTCTATTTAAGCCTGGCCCCACCCAGCATGCAGCGGGCAACTCCTGGGCCCTGCTTCACCCCACCCACCCTGACAGCTGTTGCCATTTGCTTCCCCAACTCCTGGATGTCCTTGATTTTCTGACCTCCCCTCTCACTGCAGCTTGCCTATTCTTTTCCTGTGTGTTCCAGGTGCCAGGATGGTGGGGGAACTTCGCTACAGGGAATTCAGGGTGCCTCTGGGGCCAGGCTTACATGCGTATCCCGATGAGCTGATCCGACAGCGGGTGGGCCACGATGGGCATCCTGAGTACCAGATTCGCTGGCTCATCCTCCGGCGTGGGGATGATGGGGAAGGGGGCTCCAGCCAAGTAGACTGCAAGGCTGAGCACATCCTGCTATGGATGTCCAATGACGAGATCTATGCCAACTGCCACAAGATGCTGGGCGAAGATGGCCAGGTCGTCGGGCCCTCCCAGGAGTCtgcaggagaggctggggcccTGGACAAATCTGTGCTGGGGGAGATGGAAACCGATGTGAAGTCTCTGATTCAGAGAGCCCTTCGGCAACTAGAGGAATGTGTGGGCACCATCCCTCCCGCCCCTCTGCTTCATACTGTCCATGTGCTCAGTGCCTATGCCAGCATCGAGCCCCTCACTGGGGTATTCAAAGACCCAAGGGTCCTGGACTTGCTCATGCACATGTTGAGTAGTCCCGATTATCAGATTCGCTGGAGTGCTGGCCGGATGATACAAGCCCTGTCCTCCCATGACGCTGGTGAGGGGCAgaatggggaggaagggaaagcagGAGAGGGGCTGGGTCGGCTCAGGGACTCACAGGACACTGTGGCAGGAGCCTCTGACCTCATCAGTACGTAAATGATTCTGTTGCCTTTCTCTTAGAGTTGAAAGAAAGGAGATGGGAATGGGGGTGGACATGGGAGGTGGGCATTTCTGCAGGAAGAGGGAAGACTGAATCCTCAAGAACCACATATTAATTAGTTGGCTTTCTATGCAAAGGGAGAGTTTAGCCTGTAGCATAttgcgggtgtgtgtgtgtgtgtgtgtgtgtgtgtgtgtgtgtttgtatgactAAGATAGTAAATTTTGGCTTTTGAAAGAATCAGCAAATCATGTCCCTCCCACTGTGTTGGCAAAAGGATTGGATTGAAAGGGTGAAGGGTCTAGGAGAGATGATGCCTGGGAAGGGTGAGGTTAGGGAGCATTTACTGATTGGGGTTTGGGTTACAGGGACCCGGACCCAGATCCTTCTGTCACTGAGCCAACAAGAGGCCATTGAGAAACACCTGGATTTTGACAGCCGCTGTGCTCTGCTGGCACTGTTTGCACAGGCCACGCTTGCTGAGCATCCCATGTCTTTCGAGGGCATTCAGCTGCCACAGGTATCCtgtgggggtgcagggtgggacaGCTAACAAAGTCTAAAGACCAGGTTTTTGTACCTGTTTACAGAGGACAGTGTGGAAGGAGGGGCTAAAGATGGGACAAGGCGGATGTAAGCCAAAGGTTGTATCCCGCAGGTCCCAGGAAGGCTGCTCTTCTCCCTAGTGAAGCACTATTTGTATATCACCTCACTCCTGGATCAGCTGAATGACAGTGCTACAGAACCAGGAGCCCAGAACAACTCTGCCCCTGAAGAGTTGAGTGGGGAGAGGGGTCGGCTGGAGCTGGAGTTCAGTATGGCCATGGGCACCCTGATCTCGGAGCTAGTGCAGGCCATGCGCTGGGACCGGGCCTCAAGCAGACCAGGAAGTTCAGCACAGCCATCCGGTTCcatcttccagcctcagctggCGGATGCAGGCCCCGGGCTTCCACCCCCCGAGGCCCAGCCCTCCCTCAGGAGGTCAAGGCGGTTTCGCCCCCGCTCTGAGTTTGCAAGTGGCAATACCTATGCCTTGTATGTGCGGGACACGCTGCAGCCGGGGATGCGAGTGCGGATGCTGGCTGATTACGAGGAGATCAGTGCCGGGGATGAAGGCGAGTTCCGGCAGAGCAACAGTGGTGCGCCCCCTGCGCAGGTGAGCGATCACAGCGGTGGGAGGCTGCTGGGCATCTGTTTTGAGTGGCCCATAGCTGGACTTCCATCCAGGGGGCTCTGGCAGGCCAGCCAAGGAGAAAACCCTTGGTAAGACTGGGGTGCTGAAAGGTAAGAAAGGGGCCATTTGGAGGGCTGAGAATATCTGGTTTAGGAAGCTGTAAAATCAAGAAGACTCACACTCAGGAAGAAACTGACATAGCAAGACTCCcttcaaggtcaaggtcaggagatgGGGTGGTTGGAGCCAGGAGGAAGTGTAGGAGCACAAGCCATCAAGGCTTGGGTGAGAGGAGAGGGAGTCTCATCCCCAGGAGGGAAGGCATCCACTGTGTGTTTATGTGTTCTCCATATGCCAGGGTTTTGCTATTTGGTGGTCACCCCAAGGGCTGTAAGTCCTCATTAACTGGGCCACAGGCAGTCACTACTGacctctctttcccttccctcttttgTTCCCTGTCCTCCAGGTGTTGTGGGAGTCAACAGGTCGCACCTATTGGGTGCACTGGCACATGCTGGAGATCTTGGGCTTCGAGGAAGACATTGAGGAAGTGGCCGCAGCTGATGAGCAGCAGGGGGCAGTGGTCAATGGAGCCCTGGGTAGAGGTGAGCTCAGAGAGAAAGCAGGGATCAGCTCTGAGCAGGGGAGCCGTGGCCGGCTGGGTGGGCAGTGACATCCCTGTGCCCCACGGCCCATTTCCACAGCCCTACCCTCCTGGCGTTGGAAGCCAATGACAGAGCTGTATGCTGTACCTTATGTGCTGCCTGaggatgaggacactgaggagaGTGAACACCTGACCCAGGCTGAGTGGTGGGAGCTCCTTTTCTTCATCAAGAAGCTGGATGGACCAAGCCATCAGGAGGTTCTCCAGATCTTCCAGGAGAACCTAGATGGGGAGGTAGAGCCAGCATGAAGACACTCAGAGGTTGGAGGGCTCCACTGCAAGGGCTGGACTGTGTAGAGCATTTGGAAGGCTCGGGATAAAAAGTGGAGGTCAGATAGCATAAGGGGCtatctggggaggggagaggtctGGAATGTTCGAAGGTGGGAGGTGTTGGTGAACTGtttgggggaagccagct of Microcebus murinus isolate Inina chromosome 5, M.murinus_Inina_mat1.0, whole genome shotgun sequence contains these proteins:
- the MRPL2 gene encoding large ribosomal subunit protein uL2m, translating into MALLAVTRALGSLSLAPLAIATPVPSLLPAAQVMNNAFLRLPSALVSLPCRPLLTSAACSANFVSWKSRTKYTIKPVKMRKSGGRDHTGRIRVHGIGGGHKKRYRMIDFLRFRPEQETSPGPFEEKVVMVRYDPCRSADIALVAGGSRKRWIIATENMQAGDVILNSNHIGRMAVAAREGDAHPLGALPVGTLINNVESEPGRGAQYIRAAGTCGVLLRKVNGTAIIQLPSKRQMQVLETCIATVGRVSNVDHNKRVIGKAGRNRWLGKRPSSGLWHRKGGWAGRKIRPLPPMKSYVKLPSAAAQS